In Salisediminibacterium beveridgei, one DNA window encodes the following:
- a CDS encoding FxsA family protein encodes MGKLLLLLLIIVPAMEIGVLILSGNTIGVIPTILLIILTGILGAALAKKEGLNAIRTAQLQASQGQVPASVLLDGICILVGGVVLLTPGFITDAMGFLLLIPQTRAIFKGFLQKMFYYMVKNGSAIYVSGGSWKKRP; translated from the coding sequence ATGGGCAAACTGCTCTTATTGTTGTTGATTATTGTTCCGGCGATGGAGATCGGCGTTTTGATCTTATCCGGAAATACCATCGGTGTGATTCCGACGATACTGCTCATCATCCTGACGGGGATTCTGGGGGCCGCCCTGGCCAAGAAAGAGGGACTCAATGCCATACGAACCGCACAATTGCAGGCATCTCAAGGACAGGTTCCGGCGTCCGTACTGCTTGATGGCATCTGTATCCTCGTCGGGGGTGTGGTGTTGTTGACGCCTGGATTCATTACTGACGCGATGGGCTTTTTATTACTGATCCCGCAGACACGTGCGATTTTTAAAGGCTTTTTGCAGAAGATGTTCTACTATATGGTGAAAAATGGATCGGCAATCTATGTCTCCGGTGGAAGCTGGAAAAAACGTCCATAA
- a CDS encoding DUF441 domain-containing protein, with the protein MAHSTLFMLILLAVGLFAKNQALIIAVVFLLAVKWIGLGDKLLPVIQTKGINVGVTIITIAVLVPIVTGEIGFRDLQEALKSSYAWIALFSGIFVAVIAANGIELLQSDPHITVALVVGTILAVALFNGVAVGPLIGAGIAYLAMKIADMFSSLGG; encoded by the coding sequence ATGGCACACAGTACATTATTTATGCTGATCCTTCTGGCGGTTGGGCTATTTGCGAAAAATCAGGCACTCATTATCGCTGTTGTTTTTCTGTTGGCGGTGAAATGGATCGGTCTTGGTGATAAGCTCCTGCCTGTGATCCAGACAAAGGGCATCAACGTAGGCGTAACGATCATCACAATCGCTGTTCTGGTGCCGATTGTGACCGGCGAAATCGGCTTTCGTGATCTACAGGAGGCGCTGAAATCCTCTTATGCCTGGATCGCGCTGTTCTCAGGCATCTTTGTCGCGGTGATTGCGGCGAACGGAATTGAGCTCCTGCAGAGTGATCCGCATATCACCGTCGCGCTTGTCGTGGGCACAATCCTGGCGGTAGCCTTGTTTAACGGCGTGGCAGTCGGTCCTTTAATCGGCGCCGGCATCGCCTACCTGGCGATGAAAATTGCAGACATGTTCTCTTCCCTCGGGGGTTGA
- the citZ gene encoding citrate synthase gives MSTTKGLEGVVATTSSVSSIIDDVLTYRGYNIDDLADHASFEEVIYLLWNEKLPTQEELQAFKKDLASVSKVPDAVIEQMKSYPIEKVHPMAALRTAVSNLALFDDEADSHDDEANRRKALKLQAQLPTIVAAFARIRQGKQPVAPKEELSYAANFLYMLNEKEPDETSVKAIDKALVLHADHELNASTFTSRVCVATLSDMYSGVTSAIGALKGPLHGGANERVMAMLNEIGTVDKAEDYIKDALERKVKIMGFGHRVYKNGDPRAKHLKEMSRQMTEITGETNWYEMSVKIDEIVTNEKGLLPNVDFYSASVYHSLGIDHDLFTPIFAVSRVSGWIAHILEQYSNNRLIRPRAEYVGPDKQSWIPIEKRK, from the coding sequence ATGAGTACAACTAAGGGATTAGAAGGTGTTGTTGCGACAACATCCAGTGTCAGCTCCATTATCGATGATGTATTGACGTACCGCGGCTACAATATCGATGATCTGGCTGACCACGCAAGCTTTGAAGAGGTTATCTATCTGCTTTGGAACGAGAAACTCCCGACACAGGAGGAGCTCCAGGCATTTAAGAAAGATCTTGCATCTGTATCCAAAGTACCGGATGCAGTCATTGAACAAATGAAATCGTACCCGATTGAAAAAGTACATCCAATGGCTGCGCTCAGGACGGCTGTGTCAAATCTGGCTTTATTTGATGATGAAGCGGATTCTCATGATGATGAGGCCAACCGTCGGAAAGCTCTGAAACTTCAAGCCCAGTTACCGACCATCGTTGCAGCATTTGCAAGAATCCGTCAGGGGAAACAACCGGTGGCACCGAAAGAAGAGTTGAGTTACGCAGCAAATTTTCTCTATATGCTTAATGAAAAAGAACCCGATGAAACATCGGTAAAAGCGATCGATAAGGCACTTGTTCTGCACGCAGACCATGAGTTGAATGCGTCAACGTTCACGTCTAGGGTCTGTGTGGCAACGCTCTCGGACATGTATTCCGGCGTGACATCAGCCATCGGCGCTTTGAAAGGGCCACTTCATGGAGGTGCCAACGAACGCGTTATGGCAATGCTCAATGAGATCGGCACAGTGGATAAAGCAGAAGACTATATCAAAGATGCATTAGAACGCAAAGTCAAGATTATGGGCTTCGGCCACAGAGTTTATAAAAATGGAGATCCCCGAGCGAAGCATTTGAAAGAAATGTCCCGTCAGATGACGGAGATCACCGGCGAGACCAACTGGTATGAGATGAGTGTCAAGATCGATGAAATCGTCACGAATGAAAAGGGATTGCTTCCGAATGTTGATTTTTACTCGGCCAGTGTGTACCACAGTCTGGGGATTGATCACGACCTGTTCACACCAATTTTCGCCGTAAGCCGGGTGTCAGGCTGGATTGCGCATATTCTGGAGCAGTATTCCAACAACCGTCTCATCCGTCCGCGGGCAGAATATGTTGGCCCGGACAAGCAGAGCTGGATTCCGATTGAAAAAAGGAAATGA
- the icd gene encoding NADP-dependent isocitrate dehydrogenase, translating into MMAGEKITVNNGVLNVPNEPVIPYIEGDGIGPDIWKASSRVIEAAVEKAYNGEKKIHWKEVLAGQKAHDKTGEWLPDETLETIREYYIGIKGPLTTPIGGGFRSLNVALRQELDLYACVRPVRWFEGVPSPVKKPNDTDMVIFRENSEDIYAGIEYQEGTPEVKKLVDFLQNEMGATKIRFPETSGIGVKPVSKEGTDRLVRAAIQYAIDDNRKSVTLVHKGNIMKFTEGAFKNWGYELAEKEFSDKVFTWAEYDRIVEDQGKDAANDAQSKAEAAGKIIVKDSIADIFLQQILTRPKEFDVVATMNLNGDYISDALAAQVGGIGIAPGANINYDTGHAIFEATHGTAPKYAGMDKVNPSSVLLSGVLMLRHLGWVEAADMIEASMDKTIGSKTVTYDFARLMDGATEVKCSEFGDALINNL; encoded by the coding sequence ATGATGGCAGGAGAAAAAATTACAGTTAACAATGGCGTTTTGAATGTACCAAATGAACCGGTGATTCCATATATCGAAGGGGACGGTATCGGTCCGGATATCTGGAAGGCATCGTCACGAGTCATTGAAGCGGCAGTTGAAAAAGCCTATAACGGTGAAAAGAAAATACACTGGAAAGAGGTGCTCGCCGGTCAAAAAGCACATGATAAAACGGGAGAGTGGCTTCCAGACGAAACACTGGAAACGATCCGTGAATATTATATCGGGATCAAAGGTCCTTTAACCACGCCGATCGGTGGCGGTTTCCGTTCACTGAATGTGGCGCTTCGCCAGGAACTCGATCTCTATGCGTGTGTCCGTCCGGTGCGCTGGTTTGAAGGTGTTCCTTCACCAGTGAAGAAGCCAAACGATACGGACATGGTTATTTTCCGTGAGAATTCAGAAGATATCTATGCCGGTATTGAATATCAGGAAGGAACACCGGAAGTCAAAAAGCTCGTCGATTTCCTGCAAAATGAAATGGGCGCCACGAAGATCCGTTTTCCGGAGACTTCAGGCATTGGTGTGAAGCCCGTTTCCAAAGAAGGGACAGACCGGCTGGTCCGGGCTGCCATTCAGTATGCCATTGATGATAACCGTAAGAGTGTCACACTCGTGCACAAAGGGAATATCATGAAGTTTACTGAAGGAGCTTTCAAAAACTGGGGTTACGAACTGGCTGAGAAAGAATTCAGCGACAAAGTCTTTACTTGGGCTGAGTATGACCGCATTGTGGAAGATCAAGGCAAAGACGCTGCAAATGATGCGCAGTCGAAAGCCGAAGCGGCAGGAAAAATCATCGTGAAAGATTCCATTGCGGATATCTTCTTGCAACAGATCCTGACGCGTCCAAAAGAATTTGATGTGGTGGCGACAATGAACCTGAATGGTGACTACATTTCCGACGCATTGGCAGCTCAGGTTGGCGGGATCGGCATTGCGCCGGGTGCGAACATTAACTATGACACCGGTCATGCGATTTTCGAAGCCACACACGGCACAGCGCCGAAGTATGCCGGAATGGATAAGGTCAATCCGTCGTCAGTTCTTCTCAGTGGTGTGCTGATGCTGCGACACCTCGGCTGGGTGGAAGCCGCGGATATGATTGAAGCATCCATGGACAAAACGATTGGAAGTAAAACGGTCACTTATGATTTCGCCCGTCTGATGGACGGTGCGACAGAAGTGAAATGTTCAGAGTTTGGGGATGCTTTGATCAATAATCTTTAA
- the mdh gene encoding malate dehydrogenase, with protein sequence MAIKRRKITVVGGGFTGTTTALMAAQKELGDVVLIDIPKMEDPTKGKALDMKEASPVQGFDSKITGTSDYQDTAGSDVVVITAGIPRKPGMSRDDLVSTNAGIMKSVTKEIVKHSPDCYIIVLTNPVDAMTYTVFRESGFPKNRVIGQSGVLDTARFNTFVAEELNVSVEDVQGFVLGGHGDDMVPMLRYSFAGGIPLEKLISQERLDAIVERTRKGGGEIVNLLGSGSAYYAPAASIVQMVEAILKDKKRILPSIAYLEGEFGYSDIYLGVPTVIGGDGIEKVLELDLTDEEKKDLDKSVASVKKVMEIL encoded by the coding sequence ATGGCGATTAAAAGACGAAAGATCACAGTAGTCGGAGGGGGATTCACCGGCACAACCACAGCACTGATGGCAGCGCAGAAAGAACTTGGTGATGTCGTGCTGATCGATATTCCGAAGATGGAAGACCCAACGAAGGGAAAAGCGTTGGATATGAAAGAGGCGAGTCCGGTTCAAGGCTTTGACAGTAAGATTACCGGAACGAGTGATTATCAGGATACAGCAGGTTCGGATGTCGTCGTGATCACGGCCGGTATTCCAAGGAAACCGGGAATGAGCCGTGACGATCTCGTCAGTACAAATGCCGGGATCATGAAGAGTGTGACAAAGGAAATTGTGAAGCATTCACCGGATTGCTATATTATCGTTCTGACGAATCCGGTTGATGCAATGACGTACACCGTCTTTCGGGAATCCGGTTTTCCTAAAAACCGGGTCATCGGTCAGTCTGGGGTTCTTGACACAGCGCGATTCAATACGTTCGTTGCAGAGGAACTGAATGTATCGGTGGAAGATGTGCAAGGGTTTGTTCTCGGTGGACACGGTGATGATATGGTCCCGATGCTCCGTTACAGTTTCGCTGGCGGGATTCCGCTTGAAAAGTTGATTTCCCAAGAACGTCTCGACGCGATTGTGGAGCGTACCCGTAAAGGCGGCGGTGAAATCGTCAACCTGCTGGGAAGTGGAAGCGCCTATTACGCGCCTGCCGCATCGATTGTTCAGATGGTTGAAGCCATTTTGAAAGACAAAAAACGCATTTTGCCTTCGATTGCCTACCTCGAAGGCGAGTTTGGGTATTCAGACATCTACCTGGGTGTACCGACCGTTATCGGTGGGGATGGAATCGAAAAAGTGCTTGAACTCGATTTAACCGATGAGGAGAAGAAGGATCTGGATAAATCCGTAGCTTCTGTCAAGAAAGTGATGGAGATTCTCTGA
- a CDS encoding MaoC/PaaZ C-terminal domain-containing protein, which yields MFQKRKIGKTIDQLEIGDSYETEKALTDKDILLYLGLSDDANPVYIQHDYASRTPYGKPVVPHIMLAGMVSSAISMELPGPGCYIQEHHLKYPKPLYHYGQLKIYLEVTAIDIDNHEVTIGVNGYDRDDEEVLTGHFQVSPAYPWKPVTQDAGNFENF from the coding sequence ATGTTCCAGAAACGTAAAATCGGCAAGACGATTGATCAGCTGGAAATCGGAGATTCGTATGAAACGGAGAAGGCTTTGACGGATAAGGATATTCTCCTGTATCTCGGGTTATCCGATGATGCCAATCCGGTCTATATTCAACACGATTATGCTTCTCGTACACCTTATGGAAAACCGGTCGTCCCGCATATTATGCTGGCAGGCATGGTGTCGTCTGCCATATCAATGGAATTACCCGGACCAGGGTGTTACATTCAAGAACATCATTTGAAATATCCTAAGCCCCTGTATCATTATGGGCAGTTAAAAATCTATCTTGAAGTGACGGCGATCGATATCGACAATCACGAGGTGACGATTGGGGTAAACGGCTATGACAGAGATGACGAGGAAGTCCTGACGGGGCATTTTCAAGTCAGCCCGGCATATCCATGGAAACCTGTCACACAGGATGCAGGTAATTTCGAGAATTTTTAA
- a CDS encoding response regulator transcription factor: MSQRILIVDDEESILTLLQYNLDQAGFETVTATDGKIAFELASEKDFDLIVLDLMLPEMDGLEVCKSLRQLKIATPILMLTAKDEEFDKVLGLELGADDYLTKPFSPREVTARVRAILRRSAVAPAKKDDEQENTKIILGDVHIFPENYEIFLHGEALELTPKEFELLMYLTNHPGRVLTRDQLLNAVWNYEFVGDTRIVDVHISHLREKIEPNTKKPVYIKTVRGLGYKLEMPIRHD; encoded by the coding sequence ATGTCACAACGAATTTTAATAGTGGATGATGAAGAATCCATCCTGACATTATTACAGTACAACCTGGATCAGGCAGGATTCGAAACCGTCACTGCGACTGATGGCAAAATCGCATTTGAGCTTGCCAGTGAAAAGGACTTTGATCTGATTGTTCTCGATCTCATGTTGCCGGAGATGGATGGTCTTGAGGTCTGTAAATCGTTAAGGCAGCTGAAGATCGCCACGCCGATCCTGATGCTCACAGCGAAGGATGAAGAGTTTGATAAAGTGCTGGGGCTGGAACTTGGTGCAGATGATTACTTGACGAAACCATTCAGTCCAAGAGAAGTCACTGCCAGAGTGAGGGCGATTCTGAGACGATCGGCAGTTGCACCTGCAAAGAAAGACGATGAACAGGAGAATACGAAAATCATTCTCGGTGACGTTCATATTTTTCCGGAGAATTACGAAATTTTTCTCCATGGTGAGGCACTCGAACTGACACCGAAGGAGTTTGAGCTGCTGATGTACCTGACAAATCACCCGGGGCGGGTATTGACGAGAGATCAGCTCTTAAATGCCGTATGGAATTACGAATTTGTGGGGGACACCCGCATTGTGGATGTGCATATCAGTCACCTCCGTGAAAAGATTGAACCGAATACCAAGAAGCCGGTTTATATTAAAACCGTCAGGGGTTTAGGTTATAAGCTGGAGATGCCAATCCGTCATGACTAG
- the pnpS gene encoding two-component system histidine kinase PnpS, whose translation MTSYRIRLLLPLSIIILVVLIGLGAILGPFFKEFYFDRMHDRISKEAEVAAYNFERIDFSDDGLLQEEAEALSERFEVRITVIDGEGVVLAESYEDPAVMDNHLNRPEIQSAIAGNFDREIRYSDTVNAELLYFALPLNGDEGEGFVRLGIPMDELDSLYQNIWALLFVSFLVAFVIILILTSRLTNQMIRPIEDARRVANELAEGNFSARAYEGNSYETGELNRSINVLAKNLMQITQTYERQQERLETLIENMGSGLILINHTGDVTLVNRSCDVIFGENTQEWHGTLYYQVIRNKKINKFIQRIFLTEERKRRQISIASGIYLNHYDVHGAPIIAQDGELKGIVLVFHDITELKKLEQARKDFVANVSHELKTPVTSLKGFTETLLEGAMDDEELRLKFLTIIASESDRLETLIFELLELSRIEGDTFQLNWQTVDLEEQIDEVVEVLGEKADAKKMTLEKTIKGSPILAGEAARIKQILMNLINNAIVYTPEGGTVMVSVKEQNERVLLEVEDTGIGMSKKEIPRIFERFYRVDRARSRNSGGTGLGLAIVKHLSEAHQAILSVDSEPGKGTVFRIAFLKNLPEK comes from the coding sequence ATGACTAGTTACCGGATTCGTCTGTTGTTGCCGCTCTCGATCATCATCCTCGTAGTTCTGATAGGACTTGGCGCGATCTTAGGCCCTTTTTTCAAAGAATTCTATTTTGACCGGATGCATGACCGCATTTCGAAAGAAGCCGAGGTAGCTGCCTATAATTTCGAACGGATCGATTTCAGTGATGACGGGCTGCTTCAAGAAGAGGCAGAGGCGTTAAGTGAACGCTTTGAAGTCCGAATCACGGTGATTGATGGCGAAGGGGTGGTTCTGGCAGAGTCGTATGAAGATCCTGCCGTCATGGATAATCACCTGAATAGGCCTGAAATTCAATCTGCCATTGCAGGAAACTTTGACAGGGAAATCCGGTACAGTGACACGGTGAATGCCGAACTGCTTTATTTTGCTTTGCCGCTGAACGGGGATGAGGGAGAAGGTTTCGTTCGTCTGGGTATCCCGATGGATGAACTGGATTCCCTGTATCAAAACATTTGGGCTTTGTTATTTGTTTCGTTTTTGGTGGCGTTTGTGATCATTTTGATTCTCACTTCCCGATTGACAAACCAGATGATCCGGCCGATTGAAGATGCGAGAAGGGTGGCCAATGAGTTGGCCGAAGGGAATTTCTCTGCCCGTGCTTATGAGGGGAACAGCTATGAGACCGGTGAATTGAACCGGTCGATCAACGTCCTGGCGAAGAACCTGATGCAGATCACTCAGACGTATGAACGTCAGCAGGAACGGTTGGAGACGCTGATTGAGAATATGGGCAGTGGTCTGATCCTCATCAATCATACGGGCGATGTGACACTCGTCAACCGCAGCTGTGATGTGATTTTTGGTGAAAATACGCAGGAATGGCATGGAACCCTGTATTATCAGGTGATTCGTAATAAAAAAATCAATAAATTCATTCAGCGTATTTTTCTCACTGAAGAGCGTAAACGCCGGCAAATCAGTATTGCTTCCGGGATTTACCTGAACCATTACGATGTGCACGGGGCGCCGATTATTGCACAGGACGGAGAATTGAAAGGTATTGTTCTCGTTTTTCACGACATTACTGAACTGAAGAAACTCGAACAGGCCCGAAAAGATTTTGTGGCGAACGTCTCTCATGAGTTGAAAACACCGGTAACTTCACTGAAAGGGTTCACGGAAACGCTTCTCGAAGGGGCGATGGATGACGAGGAATTGCGACTGAAGTTCCTCACCATCATCGCCAGTGAATCCGATCGCCTTGAAACACTGATTTTCGAACTGCTGGAGCTCTCACGGATTGAAGGCGACACCTTTCAACTCAACTGGCAAACAGTCGATCTTGAAGAACAGATCGATGAGGTCGTTGAAGTACTTGGTGAAAAAGCGGATGCGAAGAAAATGACGCTTGAAAAGACAATCAAAGGCAGTCCGATTCTTGCAGGCGAAGCGGCGCGAATTAAACAGATTCTTATGAATCTTATTAACAATGCCATCGTTTATACGCCGGAAGGTGGTACAGTGATGGTCAGTGTGAAGGAGCAAAATGAACGGGTGCTTCTGGAAGTGGAAGATACAGGGATCGGGATGAGTAAAAAAGAAATTCCCCGTATTTTTGAACGCTTTTACAGAGTGGACCGTGCCAGAAGCCGGAACTCTGGAGGAACCGGCTTGGGACTGGCGATTGTCAAACACCTCTCAGAGGCCCACCAGGCGATTTTATCTGTGGACAGCGAACCGGGAAAAGGGACCGTTTTCCGCATTGCCTTTTTGAAGAACCTGCCGGAAAAGTAA
- the polA gene encoding DNA polymerase I yields MNKFVLIDGNSIAYRAFFALPLLNTDKGVYTNAVYGFTTMLLKVLEEQQPTHLAVAFDAGKTTFRHETFKEYKGKREKTPPELAEQLPVMRDLLKAFRIDSIELDQYEADDIIGTLSTQVAEDEEWEVHIYTGDKDLLQLVNDHVTVHLTKKGITNVDTYQPKQVDERYGLTPAQIIDLKGLMGDSSDNIPGVPGVGEKTALKLLNQFHSLEGVYEHLEEVSGKKLKEKLQDNEQEARMSKQLATIYREVPLTLKPADLARGEVDEQAVKQLFKELEFQSLLSKFGGDVEEKVAMENLTITVLSNDAPLLDKHLHSPSALYIEMLEENYHVGEITGVAIANAAGIFYMSADYALKNDHFKAWAEDDQTVIYTFDAKRTVVALGWKGIQLNGITFDVQMASYLIDPSAGSHEIADITSRKDGKQVQTDEAVYGKGKKQQLPEENELAQHLGRKAAAILDLQESLKKELEDNHQWQLFEDLEMPLSVILGRMEAHGIAVNQSELENMGEDLTKRLDELEKKIHEAAGETFNINSPKQLGVILFDKLKLPVIKKTKTGYSTSADVLEKLKGEHEVIDHILFYRQLGKLNSTYIEGLLKVIHPVTGKIHTIFNQAVTQTGRLSSTEPNLQNIPIRLEEGRKIRKAFIPSQEGASLFAADYSQIELRVLAHISKDENLIQAFKDGMDIHTKTASDVFGVSTDEVTSTMRRTAKAVNFGIVYGISDYGLSQNLGISRKEARTFIDRYFESYPGVKKYMEDVVEEAREKGYVTTMLQRRRYLPDLTSRNFNQRSFAERTAMNTPIQGSAADIIKKAMVDMSRAMKEAELSSVMLLQVHDELIFEVPEDEIKTMEKLVKEIMESTVELNVPLLAEMEHGKTWYDAK; encoded by the coding sequence ATGAATAAATTCGTATTGATTGACGGAAACAGTATTGCCTACCGGGCATTCTTTGCTTTACCCTTGCTGAATACAGATAAAGGTGTCTACACCAATGCGGTGTACGGCTTCACAACCATGCTGTTAAAAGTACTCGAAGAACAGCAGCCGACGCATCTGGCGGTTGCTTTTGATGCGGGAAAGACAACGTTCAGACACGAAACCTTTAAGGAATACAAAGGGAAACGGGAGAAAACCCCGCCTGAATTGGCGGAACAGTTGCCGGTCATGCGTGATTTGCTGAAGGCCTTTCGAATCGATTCCATTGAACTCGATCAATATGAAGCAGACGACATCATCGGGACGTTGTCCACACAGGTGGCCGAAGATGAAGAGTGGGAAGTACATATTTACACGGGAGACAAGGACCTGCTGCAACTTGTGAATGACCACGTCACCGTGCATTTGACGAAAAAAGGGATTACCAACGTGGACACCTATCAGCCCAAGCAGGTGGATGAACGGTACGGGTTGACCCCGGCGCAAATCATTGACCTGAAGGGTCTGATGGGTGACAGCAGTGATAACATCCCGGGTGTCCCTGGGGTTGGTGAAAAAACGGCTTTGAAACTGTTGAATCAGTTCCACTCGCTCGAAGGCGTCTACGAGCATCTTGAAGAAGTATCGGGGAAGAAGTTAAAAGAAAAGCTTCAGGACAATGAACAAGAAGCGCGAATGAGTAAACAACTGGCGACGATTTACCGTGAAGTCCCTTTGACATTGAAACCGGCGGACCTTGCCAGAGGAGAGGTTGATGAACAGGCTGTCAAGCAGCTGTTTAAAGAATTGGAATTCCAATCACTCTTGAGCAAATTCGGTGGAGATGTGGAAGAAAAAGTGGCGATGGAAAATCTGACGATCACGGTCCTGTCAAACGATGCCCCCCTCCTCGATAAACACTTGCACTCCCCATCTGCGCTCTATATTGAGATGCTCGAGGAGAACTATCATGTTGGAGAAATAACGGGCGTTGCAATTGCCAACGCAGCGGGTATCTTTTATATGAGTGCTGACTATGCGTTAAAGAATGATCATTTCAAAGCATGGGCCGAAGACGATCAGACGGTGATCTATACATTTGATGCGAAACGAACCGTTGTGGCCCTCGGCTGGAAAGGCATTCAACTGAACGGGATCACATTTGACGTGCAAATGGCATCTTATCTGATTGATCCATCAGCCGGCAGTCATGAAATTGCAGATATAACGAGTCGTAAAGACGGTAAACAGGTACAAACGGACGAAGCGGTCTATGGCAAAGGGAAGAAACAGCAGCTCCCAGAAGAGAATGAGCTCGCACAGCATCTGGGCCGAAAAGCCGCGGCAATTCTTGATCTTCAAGAAAGTCTGAAAAAAGAGCTTGAAGACAATCATCAATGGCAGCTGTTTGAGGATCTCGAGATGCCTTTATCGGTGATCCTCGGCAGAATGGAAGCCCACGGCATTGCCGTGAATCAATCTGAACTCGAGAACATGGGTGAAGATCTCACAAAACGGCTCGATGAGTTGGAGAAAAAAATTCACGAAGCAGCGGGAGAGACCTTCAATATCAATTCACCGAAGCAGTTGGGTGTGATTCTGTTCGATAAGTTGAAACTGCCGGTGATCAAAAAGACCAAAACCGGCTATTCGACCTCAGCGGATGTGCTCGAAAAGCTGAAGGGCGAGCATGAAGTCATTGACCACATTCTCTTTTACCGGCAGCTCGGAAAGTTGAATTCAACCTATATCGAAGGATTACTGAAGGTGATTCATCCGGTAACAGGAAAGATACACACGATTTTTAATCAGGCAGTGACCCAGACAGGGCGACTCAGTTCGACAGAACCAAACCTGCAGAACATTCCAATCCGCCTTGAAGAAGGAAGGAAAATCCGTAAAGCATTCATTCCTTCACAAGAAGGGGCAAGCCTGTTTGCGGCAGACTATTCCCAGATTGAACTGCGGGTATTGGCTCATATCTCCAAGGATGAAAATCTGATACAGGCGTTTAAAGATGGCATGGATATTCACACGAAAACGGCCAGTGATGTCTTTGGTGTGAGTACGGATGAAGTGACGTCCACCATGCGACGCACGGCGAAGGCGGTCAATTTCGGGATCGTTTACGGGATCAGTGATTACGGACTGAGTCAGAATCTCGGCATTTCCAGAAAAGAAGCCCGCACCTTTATTGACCGGTATTTCGAAAGTTATCCCGGCGTCAAAAAATATATGGAAGATGTCGTTGAAGAGGCGAGGGAAAAAGGCTACGTCACAACGATGCTTCAGCGCAGGCGCTATTTGCCGGATCTGACGAGCCGGAATTTCAATCAGCGAAGTTTTGCAGAGCGCACGGCGATGAACACACCGATCCAGGGATCGGCCGCAGACATTATAAAAAAAGCGATGGTCGACATGTCGCGTGCGATGAAAGAGGCGGAACTGTCTTCGGTGATGCTGCTTCAGGTCCACGATGAACTGATTTTCGAGGTGCCGGAAGACGAAATCAAGACGATGGAAAAACTCGTGAAGGAGATCATGGAGTCCACTGTTGAACTCAATGTCCCATTACTCGCAGAAATGGAACACGGGAAAACCTGGTACGATGCCAAATAA
- the mutM gene encoding DNA-formamidopyrimidine glycosylase, protein MPELPEVETVRKTLEELITGKTIDHVWVGWPKMVKKPDDAEAFKTMLLKETVEAVERKGKFLKVILHEHVLVSHLRMEGKYALHQPGAEPSKHTHVIVTFTDGTALHYADVRKFGTMHLFPKGEEENHPPLSKLGPEPVGPNAIQSAELHRRLMRTSRAVKAALLDQAVLTGLGNIYVDEALFQAGIHPATPAHQLTAQEVMTLHQAVQKTLLDAIAQGGTSIRSYVNGRGEMGYFQQQLYVYGRAKEQCRVCRTEIIRTVIAGRGTHICSKCQPLQNK, encoded by the coding sequence ATGCCCGAATTACCGGAAGTGGAAACCGTTCGTAAAACGTTGGAAGAATTAATTACTGGAAAAACCATTGATCACGTATGGGTAGGCTGGCCGAAAATGGTGAAGAAACCGGATGATGCCGAAGCCTTTAAAACCATGCTTTTGAAGGAGACCGTTGAAGCGGTGGAGAGGAAAGGGAAATTTCTTAAGGTGATTCTTCATGAACACGTGCTGGTGTCTCACTTAAGAATGGAAGGGAAATACGCGCTGCATCAACCCGGCGCCGAACCATCAAAGCATACGCATGTTATTGTGACATTCACCGATGGTACAGCACTGCATTATGCAGATGTCCGGAAGTTCGGGACGATGCACCTTTTTCCAAAGGGGGAAGAAGAAAACCATCCGCCATTATCAAAGCTCGGTCCGGAACCGGTAGGACCAAATGCGATTCAGTCAGCTGAGCTGCACCGCAGACTGATGCGGACTTCGAGAGCTGTAAAAGCAGCACTGCTGGATCAAGCTGTGCTGACAGGACTCGGAAATATTTATGTGGATGAAGCCTTATTCCAGGCAGGAATCCATCCTGCGACCCCGGCGCATCAACTGACCGCGCAGGAAGTAATGACTTTACATCAGGCCGTTCAAAAGACGCTTCTGGATGCGATCGCACAAGGAGGGACTTCGATTCGCTCCTATGTCAACGGCAGAGGAGAGATGGGGTACTTTCAGCAACAACTGTACGTATATGGCAGAGCCAAAGAGCAGTGCCGCGTATGCAGAACTGAGATCATACGGACAGTCATTGCCGGCCGGGGAACGCATATCTGCAGCAAGTGCCAACCATTGCAAAACAAATAG